In Salvelinus alpinus chromosome 30, SLU_Salpinus.1, whole genome shotgun sequence, a single genomic region encodes these proteins:
- the LOC139559877 gene encoding sterile alpha motif domain-containing protein 13-like, whose amino-acid sequence MENKTNGSVEAKLVVENGQLPDPADWAFTDVVNYFKAAGFDEQATAFQDQEIDGKSLLLMTRNDVLTGLSIKLGPALKIYEYHVKPLQTQHLKSNANASLHAPQRVTR is encoded by the exons ATGGAGAACAAAACAAATGGATCAGTGGAAGCTAAACT TGTGGTGGAGAATGGCCAGCTGCCGGACCCTGCAGACTGGGCATTCACTGATGTCGTCAACTATTTCAAAGCTGCAGGATTTGATGAGCAGGCGACTGCTTTCCAAGACCAG GAAATCGATGGCAAGTCTCTGCTCCTGATGACGCGGAATGATGTCCTGACTGGTCTGTCTATCAAACTGGGGCCAGCACTGAAGATCTACGAGTACCACGTGAAACCACTTCAAACTCAGCACCTGAAAAGTAATGCTAATGCATCACTGCATGCTCCTCAACGTGTAACAAGATAA
- the LOC139559878 gene encoding guanine nucleotide-binding protein G(I)/G(S)/G(O) subunit gamma-5-like has translation MSGSSNLVAMKKIVQQLRFEASINRVKVSQAAADLQQFCMQNALQDPLLTGVSSSTNPFRPQKVCSFL, from the exons atgtCTGGCTCATCAAACCTCGTTGCGATGAAGAAAATTGTCCAGCAACTGCGttttgaagcgagcataaacagAGTGAAG GTGTCCCAAGCAGCTGCAGACCTTCAACAGTTCTGCATGCAAAATGCCCTCCAGGATCCCTTGCTCACTGGGGTGTCCTCCAGTACAAACCCCTTCAGACCACAGAAGGTGTGCTCCTTCTTGTGA